A single Mangrovimonas sp. YM274 DNA region contains:
- a CDS encoding DUF2255 family protein encodes MNEVIELLTKEDIKEIARRDDFYIAPFREDGKTYGTLTWIWVVEVNGELYVRAYNGKRSKWYGAALKQKAGKIEAAGRERAVHFEPVSGALNAQIDEAYKLKYSGSPYLGAMISERAKEATVKVY; translated from the coding sequence ATGAATGAAGTTATAGAGCTATTAACAAAAGAAGATATTAAAGAAATAGCCAGACGAGATGATTTTTATATTGCGCCATTTCGAGAAGATGGTAAAACCTATGGTACCTTGACCTGGATTTGGGTAGTTGAGGTGAATGGGGAGTTGTATGTGCGCGCCTATAATGGTAAGCGATCTAAATGGTATGGCGCCGCGTTAAAACAAAAAGCAGGAAAAATTGAAGCTGCAGGCCGTGAAAGAGCAGTGCATTTTGAACCTGTTTCCGGAGCATTAAATGCGCAAATTGATGAGGCTTATAAATTAAAATACTCAGGGAGCCCGTATTTGGGGGCTATGATTAGTGAACGCGCTAAGGAGGCCACAGTTAAAGTCTACTAA
- a CDS encoding tautomerase family protein codes for MPHIQVKLLEGKTEAQKQELTKALIEAAQKVIGFGEESYSVSIEDFSLQSWEDKVYPQDIMGDESILYKTPGYSM; via the coding sequence ATGCCACATATTCAGGTGAAGTTGTTGGAGGGAAAAACCGAAGCGCAAAAACAGGAATTGACAAAAGCGCTTATAGAAGCCGCTCAGAAGGTTATTGGTTTTGGTGAAGAATCATATTCTGTTAGCATTGAGGATTTTTCACTGCAATCGTGGGAAGATAAAGTGTATCCGCAGGATATTATGGGAGATGAAAGCATTCTTTATAAAACGCCTGGATATAGCATGTAA
- a CDS encoding cupin domain-containing protein, which translates to MKIYKNGTIPSMKGPEEWFTGDVIVDPLYQNIENVTKGAAALVTFAPGARTAWHTHPAGQTLIVQSGLGWIQKEGGPIEEIRPGDIVYFEPNEKHWHGASATKAMSHIAIQEEVNGEVVTWMEKVSDEQYSK; encoded by the coding sequence ATGAAAATATATAAAAACGGAACAATTCCTTCAATGAAAGGACCAGAAGAATGGTTTACGGGCGATGTGATTGTAGATCCATTATATCAAAATATTGAAAACGTCACTAAAGGTGCTGCAGCGCTTGTAACCTTTGCGCCTGGCGCAAGAACGGCTTGGCATACACATCCTGCCGGGCAAACCTTGATTGTACAATCAGGTTTAGGTTGGATTCAAAAAGAAGGTGGACCAATAGAAGAAATTCGTCCAGGAGACATCGTGTATTTTGAGCCTAATGAAAAGCACTGGCATGGCGCATCGGCAACCAAAGCCATGAGCCATATTGCGATTCAGGAAGAAGTGAATGGAGAAGTGGTAACCTGGATGGAAAAAGTATCAGACGAACAATATTCAAAATAA
- a CDS encoding alcohol dehydrogenase catalytic domain-containing protein produces the protein MEKHNKPQGGLHSRRNFLKQSTAMGAGAVLMGSMPFLANADTEEQTNNTIDMSKNLKTKSYAALDESGKLSPWEFERRPVGDDDVLIDIKFASICHSDIHQMKGHWGPQKYPQVPGHEIVGIVAAVGKNVTKFKVGDRAGVGCMVDSCMECDNCTHGEEHYCENGQTLFTYGYPTDAEPTGISQGGYSDKIVVRDHFAVHIPEHISFEEAAPLLCAGITTYSPLMKANFKIGDKVGVAGIGGLGHMAVKLAVAKGAEVYAFTTSADKVSDIKSWGAKEAIVVDSLDKLQSWRGKMDYMISTIPYAYEMSSYMDCVKPNGFFTQVGVPIGGQYTVNNFNMMFNRVNYNSSLIGGIPETQEVVHFCADNGIKPEIKIIKANQINQAWDDVYNKKARYRYVIDAATF, from the coding sequence ATGGAAAAACACAATAAACCACAAGGCGGATTACATTCCAGAAGAAACTTTCTTAAGCAGTCTACGGCTATGGGGGCTGGTGCTGTATTGATGGGATCTATGCCTTTCTTGGCTAATGCCGATACAGAAGAACAAACTAATAATACTATAGACATGAGTAAAAATTTGAAAACAAAGAGTTATGCGGCCTTGGATGAATCGGGAAAGCTAAGCCCATGGGAATTTGAGCGTCGACCGGTTGGAGACGATGACGTTTTAATTGATATTAAATTCGCGAGTATTTGCCATTCTGATATTCACCAGATGAAAGGGCATTGGGGGCCACAAAAATATCCGCAGGTGCCTGGTCACGAAATTGTTGGTATTGTTGCTGCTGTTGGTAAAAATGTTACCAAGTTTAAAGTTGGAGATCGTGCTGGTGTGGGTTGTATGGTGGACAGCTGTATGGAATGTGACAACTGTACGCACGGTGAAGAACATTATTGCGAAAACGGACAAACCTTATTCACTTACGGATATCCTACGGATGCCGAACCTACGGGAATCTCCCAGGGAGGCTACTCCGATAAAATCGTGGTAAGAGACCATTTTGCAGTTCATATTCCAGAACACATCAGTTTTGAAGAAGCTGCCCCATTATTGTGTGCTGGTATTACAACGTATTCCCCTTTAATGAAAGCGAATTTCAAAATAGGAGATAAAGTAGGCGTTGCCGGTATTGGTGGTTTAGGGCACATGGCTGTAAAACTTGCTGTGGCTAAAGGTGCCGAAGTGTATGCTTTTACCACGTCGGCAGATAAAGTTTCGGATATAAAATCTTGGGGAGCCAAAGAAGCGATTGTGGTAGACTCCTTAGACAAGTTACAATCTTGGAGAGGAAAGATGGATTATATGATATCTACCATTCCTTATGCTTACGAAATGTCGTCTTATATGGATTGTGTGAAGCCTAACGGATTTTTTACTCAGGTAGGGGTTCCAATAGGAGGGCAATACACGGTCAATAACTTCAATATGATGTTTAATAGAGTGAACTACAATAGCTCACTAATTGGAGGAATTCCAGAAACTCAGGAAGTCGTTCATTTCTGTGCCGATAACGGTATAAAACCAGAAATAAAAATTATAAAGGCAAATCAAATCAATCAAGCATGGGACGATGTGTATAACAAAAAAGCACGCTACCGTTATGTGATTGATGCGGCTACATTTTAA
- a CDS encoding cupin domain-containing protein yields MKYLSRTILVLIISTLGLFQSCKQKTETAVVEEQKEAVQQESATNFIFPKGEKGSDKFFTGNAYNTGLVAMDSTYTTLVGNVYFEPGARSNWHTHPGGQILIITDGEGYHQLEGEPIQIMKKGDVVKCPPNKRHWHGASPNQGLQQMYIVPNTEKGIVNWMEAVTDEQYTNL; encoded by the coding sequence ATGAAATATTTAAGTCGTACCATTTTAGTATTAATAATTTCCACATTAGGATTATTTCAAAGTTGCAAGCAGAAAACAGAGACAGCTGTAGTTGAAGAACAGAAAGAAGCTGTTCAGCAAGAGAGCGCTACCAATTTTATTTTCCCAAAAGGGGAAAAGGGCTCTGACAAGTTTTTTACGGGAAATGCTTATAACACAGGTTTGGTGGCTATGGATTCCACCTATACAACCTTGGTTGGGAATGTCTATTTCGAGCCCGGGGCCCGTAGTAATTGGCATACCCACCCAGGAGGACAAATATTGATTATTACGGATGGTGAGGGCTATCATCAACTGGAGGGAGAACCTATTCAAATTATGAAAAAAGGAGATGTGGTTAAGTGTCCTCCAAACAAAAGGCATTGGCACGGAGCAAGTCCTAACCAAGGGTTGCAGCAAATGTATATCGTACCTAATACCGAAAAAGGTATTGTAAATTGGATGGAAGCCGTAACAGATGAACAATACACTAACCTGTAA
- a CDS encoding cyclophilin-like fold protein, with protein sequence MKTLLLLSLCGFIGFFSVNWEVNNTEVKQQNIMENMKLKITFEDTELSAVLYDNATTRDFISLLPITTELEDYASNEKIFYPERKLKSEGAHSGYKPSKGDITYYAPWGDVAIFYKDFGHANGLISLGKIDNNGIEKLKEVGEVPVTFELVQD encoded by the coding sequence ATGAAAACCTTGTTACTACTTTCATTATGCGGATTTATAGGTTTCTTCTCTGTAAATTGGGAAGTAAATAATACGGAAGTTAAACAACAAAACATTATGGAAAATATGAAACTAAAAATCACTTTTGAAGATACAGAGCTTTCAGCAGTTCTTTATGATAATGCAACAACAAGAGACTTTATTTCTTTGTTGCCTATAACGACAGAATTAGAGGATTATGCAAGTAATGAGAAGATCTTCTATCCGGAAAGAAAGTTGAAGTCAGAAGGTGCTCATAGCGGTTACAAACCATCAAAAGGAGATATTACATATTATGCCCCTTGGGGAGATGTGGCGATATTCTATAAGGATTTTGGCCATGCAAATGGATTAATAAGTTTGGGGAAGATTGATAACAATGGTATCGAGAAACTTAAAGAGGTTGGTGAAGTCCCTGTAACTTTTGAATTAGTTCAAGATTAG
- a CDS encoding alpha/beta hydrolase, whose product MKHKVLLAVLLFGTVVFGQAKSNKNLKNMSTTAEHYTFKLSDNVNREKVSFKNRYGITLAGDLYTPKNKEGKLAALAISGPYGAVKEQASGLYANQMAERGFVVLAFDPSYTGESGGEPRHVSSPDINTEDFSAAIDFLGLQDNVDREKVGIIGICGFGGFALNATAVDKRVKAVATTSMYDMSRVTAQGYFDSMTPEQRTEMLEQLSAQRWVDAENGTSALSGLGLPEKLEGGEPEFVQGYFNYYKTERGFHPRSINSNSSWTVTTPLSLMNMPILTYIKEISPRPILIIAGENAHSRYFSEDAYKEANEPKELIIIPGKVHTDLYDQLDVIPFDKLETFFTENLK is encoded by the coding sequence ATGAAACATAAAGTATTACTCGCTGTACTATTATTTGGTACAGTGGTATTTGGTCAAGCAAAGTCAAATAAAAATTTAAAAAACATGAGTACAACAGCAGAACATTATACGTTTAAACTAAGCGATAACGTAAATAGAGAAAAAGTATCATTTAAAAATCGTTACGGAATTACATTAGCAGGTGATTTATATACACCTAAAAATAAAGAAGGAAAATTGGCGGCACTAGCTATTAGCGGACCTTATGGAGCAGTAAAAGAACAAGCTTCAGGTTTATATGCGAATCAAATGGCAGAACGTGGATTTGTGGTGTTAGCTTTTGATCCGTCTTACACAGGAGAAAGTGGAGGAGAGCCACGTCATGTATCTTCACCAGATATCAATACAGAGGATTTTAGCGCAGCGATCGATTTTCTTGGATTGCAAGATAACGTAGATAGAGAAAAAGTAGGGATTATTGGAATTTGTGGATTCGGAGGATTTGCGCTTAATGCTACAGCAGTAGATAAACGTGTAAAAGCCGTAGCTACAACTAGTATGTACGATATGTCGAGAGTAACCGCACAAGGGTATTTCGATTCTATGACACCAGAACAACGTACAGAAATGTTAGAGCAACTAAGTGCACAGCGTTGGGTAGATGCTGAAAACGGAACATCGGCATTATCAGGATTAGGATTACCAGAAAAATTAGAAGGAGGGGAACCTGAGTTCGTGCAAGGATATTTTAACTACTATAAAACAGAACGAGGGTTCCACCCAAGATCAATCAATTCAAACAGCTCTTGGACAGTAACAACGCCATTATCTCTAATGAATATGCCAATTTTAACATACATTAAAGAGATTTCTCCAAGACCAATCTTAATTATAGCAGGCGAAAATGCACACTCACGCTATTTTAGTGAAGACGCTTACAAAGAAGCAAACGAGCCTAAAGAATTAATAATTATTCCTGGTAAAGTGCATACCGATTTATACGATCAATTGGATGTGATTCCATTCGATAAATTAGAAACATTCTTTACTGAGAATCTTAAATAA
- a CDS encoding sugar O-acetyltransferase: protein MSAEREHTKTSNIFDRILSGEVVPFNAPDFYQLAEQSERAIGLLVDLNASKSLEDIRTHLSRITEQEVDASTTIYTPFSINYGKNLKLGKNVFINQNCQMLDLGGITIEDDVMIGPRVNLLSETHPIEPELREALIGKPIHIKQHAWIGAGATILPGVTIGKHSVVAAGAVVSKDVPDRTVVAGVPAKIMKSI, encoded by the coding sequence ATGAGTGCAGAAAGGGAACATACAAAAACCTCAAATATTTTTGATAGAATATTGTCTGGAGAAGTCGTGCCTTTTAACGCCCCCGACTTTTATCAACTTGCAGAGCAGTCCGAACGTGCTATTGGTTTGTTGGTAGACTTGAATGCGTCAAAATCACTTGAGGATATCAGAACACATTTAAGTCGTATCACAGAACAAGAAGTAGATGCTTCTACTACAATTTACACACCATTCAGTATTAATTATGGCAAAAACCTAAAATTAGGTAAGAACGTTTTTATAAATCAAAATTGTCAAATGTTAGACTTGGGTGGTATAACCATTGAAGATGATGTGATGATTGGGCCTCGCGTAAATTTATTATCAGAAACCCATCCTATAGAACCAGAGCTAAGAGAAGCGCTTATTGGTAAACCAATACATATTAAACAACATGCTTGGATAGGAGCTGGCGCAACTATTCTTCCAGGAGTAACTATAGGAAAGCATTCGGTGGTTGCAGCAGGAGCTGTTGTTTCTAAAGATGTTCCCGATCGTACTGTAGTAGCTGGAGTTCCAGCAAAAATTATGAAATCAATTTAA
- a CDS encoding AraC family transcriptional regulator, with translation MAELKERSVSEFNNELKLKGFNIFQIEKDGNATKVYSRKDFYKICLTTGKSIIHYSDKSYEADDTILFFGNPHVPYSWETLSTTYVGYTCLFSEEFLKLSDRSESILQSPLFKFGGTPILKISKEQREFLNRIFEKMIEEQSSDYAHKDDLIRNYIHLIIHEALKLEPSENFEQHMNASERLTTVFLELLERQFPVESADKPLGLKTAKHFADNLSVHSNSLNRAVKEVTGKPTSAHISERIAQEAKALLHHTNWNISEIAYALGFDYPTYFNNFFKKQTGTNPKTFRMEAV, from the coding sequence ATGGCAGAATTAAAAGAAAGATCGGTTTCAGAGTTCAATAATGAACTTAAATTAAAAGGATTCAACATTTTTCAAATTGAAAAAGACGGCAACGCTACTAAGGTGTATAGTCGTAAAGATTTCTATAAAATCTGTTTAACAACAGGGAAAAGCATTATTCACTATTCCGATAAAAGTTACGAAGCCGACGATACCATTTTATTCTTCGGAAATCCACATGTGCCATATTCATGGGAAACATTATCAACAACTTATGTTGGGTATACCTGTTTGTTTTCAGAAGAATTTTTAAAATTATCCGATCGTTCTGAAAGTATTTTACAATCCCCATTATTTAAATTTGGAGGAACACCCATCCTAAAGATTTCAAAAGAACAACGGGAATTTCTGAATCGTATTTTCGAGAAAATGATTGAAGAACAGTCATCTGACTATGCACACAAAGATGATTTAATTCGCAATTATATTCACCTTATTATACATGAAGCGTTGAAGTTGGAACCTTCAGAGAATTTTGAACAACACATGAATGCTTCCGAGCGTTTAACTACCGTGTTTTTAGAATTGCTGGAACGACAGTTTCCTGTTGAAAGTGCTGATAAACCTTTAGGTTTAAAAACAGCCAAGCATTTTGCTGATAATCTTTCTGTGCATTCTAATTCCTTAAACAGAGCAGTAAAAGAGGTGACGGGTAAGCCTACATCAGCACATATTTCCGAAAGAATTGCCCAAGAGGCTAAAGCTTTATTGCATCACACCAATTGGAATATTAGTGAGATTGCTTATGCCTTAGGATTCGATTATCCTACATACTTTAATAACTTCTTTAAAAAGCAGACAGGAACCAACCCAAAGACCTTTAGAATGGAGGCTGTTTGA
- a CDS encoding MBL fold metallo-hydrolase, translating to MKRIFKVLLGLIVLLFLATMIILNQSKFGQSPKGERLERIKKSPNYQDGAFKNLSETNVMTSDKGSFRVMWDFMFSKKVDVNPQDILPSVETNIKALNENEDVLIWFGHSSYFMRLDGITFLVDPVFCGYAGPFSFMNKAYQGANSYDVDDLPEIDYLIISHDHWDHLDHETVVKLKPKVNQVVCALGVGQHLEYWGYDIAKIKELDWFEEATFNNASLTATPARHFSGRGLRRNKTLWASYVLKTENYNFYIGGDSGYDAFYKEIGEVYGPFDLAIIEQGQYSEDWNQIHLLPKQLFQVAEELNTSKVFPVHNSKFALSSHPWYEPLDEALDNRASEISLITPIIGEVVNFKDTTQTFSTWWKNLK from the coding sequence ATGAAGCGCATCTTTAAAGTCTTATTGGGCTTAATTGTATTACTTTTTCTAGCAACTATGATCATACTTAATCAATCTAAATTTGGTCAATCACCAAAGGGAGAGCGTTTAGAGCGCATTAAAAAATCACCTAACTACCAAGACGGAGCTTTTAAAAATTTAAGTGAAACCAATGTGATGACGTCGGATAAAGGTTCGTTTCGGGTGATGTGGGATTTTATGTTTTCTAAAAAAGTAGATGTAAACCCTCAAGATATATTGCCTTCTGTTGAAACTAATATCAAGGCATTAAATGAAAACGAAGATGTATTGATATGGTTTGGTCATTCGTCATATTTTATGAGATTGGACGGCATAACGTTTTTAGTCGATCCGGTATTTTGTGGTTATGCAGGACCATTCTCTTTTATGAACAAAGCCTATCAAGGAGCAAATAGTTATGACGTAGATGACCTGCCTGAAATCGATTATTTAATTATTTCGCATGACCATTGGGATCATCTAGATCATGAAACTGTGGTTAAATTAAAGCCTAAAGTTAATCAGGTGGTTTGTGCTTTAGGTGTAGGACAACATTTGGAGTATTGGGGGTATGATATCGCTAAGATTAAAGAATTAGATTGGTTTGAAGAAGCTACTTTTAACAATGCTAGTCTTACGGCAACTCCTGCGCGTCACTTTTCAGGGCGAGGGCTACGTCGAAATAAAACGCTGTGGGCGTCGTATGTTTTGAAAACCGAAAATTACAATTTCTACATAGGTGGTGATAGTGGTTACGATGCGTTTTATAAAGAAATTGGAGAGGTATATGGTCCGTTTGATTTAGCTATTATAGAACAAGGGCAGTATAGCGAAGATTGGAACCAGATTCATTTATTACCTAAACAGTTATTTCAAGTTGCAGAAGAGTTAAACACTTCAAAAGTTTTTCCTGTGCATAATTCCAAGTTTGCTTTGTCAAGTCATCCTTGGTATGAGCCTTTAGATGAAGCTTTAGATAATAGAGCTTCTGAAATTTCTTTGATTACACCAATAATAGGAGAAGTTGTAAATTTTAAGGATACTACACAAACCTTTTCAACTTGGTGGAAAAACTTAAAATAG
- a CDS encoding NADPH-dependent FMN reductase, which translates to MKVLIFNGALERSENATSERLTRFLQECLQEKGVEANVFKIADSGIPLFDVSLQNPPKSVELMNHIFRDADVHIWLTPLYHGSMTGVMKNCLDWLQYSANMPKPYLTGKLIGLMCWADGVQAMQGINAMDSVAKALRAWTAPLSIPMQRSELFGVEGNITDQYKKRMDMLINLLLQPMSNKI; encoded by the coding sequence ATGAAAGTATTGATATTTAATGGGGCTTTGGAACGCAGTGAGAATGCTACATCCGAGCGCTTAACACGGTTTTTACAAGAGTGTCTTCAAGAAAAGGGTGTAGAGGCCAACGTGTTTAAAATAGCGGATTCAGGGATTCCGCTTTTTGATGTTTCCTTACAAAACCCCCCAAAGTCGGTAGAATTGATGAATCATATTTTTCGCGACGCCGATGTGCATATATGGTTAACACCATTATACCATGGCAGCATGACAGGCGTAATGAAGAACTGCTTGGATTGGTTGCAGTACAGTGCCAATATGCCAAAGCCTTATCTTACAGGGAAGCTGATTGGCCTAATGTGTTGGGCCGATGGGGTACAGGCCATGCAAGGAATAAATGCCATGGATTCGGTGGCAAAAGCTTTAAGGGCTTGGACTGCGCCATTGAGTATTCCAATGCAGCGAAGTGAGCTGTTTGGTGTTGAAGGAAACATAACTGATCAATACAAAAAGCGTATGGATATGCTAATCAATTTGTTGTTGCAGCCAATGTCTAATAAGATATAG
- a CDS encoding DUF2480 family protein → MLEEVFINKVQDNGIVTVDLEAYRPLENSLFFDIKEGLYMELLLKEKEFKAFLSEVNWDIYRGEPVAIGCTSEAIVPMWAYMMVAEKLNEVASDIDFMTSEQLDVNLWKRNILSTDFTHLSNQKVVVRQSQQVPSELYIAITSKLKPLVKTLMYGEAGLPKVIFKK, encoded by the coding sequence ATGTTAGAAGAAGTATTTATTAATAAAGTCCAGGACAATGGTATTGTTACTGTAGACTTAGAGGCTTATAGACCTCTAGAGAACAGTTTGTTTTTCGATATTAAGGAGGGCTTGTATATGGAACTGCTTTTAAAAGAAAAGGAGTTCAAAGCATTTTTATCTGAAGTGAATTGGGACATCTATAGAGGTGAGCCGGTAGCTATTGGTTGCACTAGTGAGGCCATTGTGCCCATGTGGGCTTATATGATGGTAGCTGAAAAGTTGAATGAAGTTGCTTCAGATATTGATTTTATGACTTCAGAGCAATTGGATGTTAACCTTTGGAAGCGCAATATATTATCTACAGATTTTACACATCTTAGTAATCAAAAGGTGGTAGTAAGGCAAAGTCAGCAGGTACCATCGGAACTGTACATTGCCATAACCAGTAAATTAAAGCCCCTGGTAAAAACCTTAATGTATGGTGAGGCTGGATTGCCTAAAGTAATTTTTAAAAAATAA
- a CDS encoding superoxide dismutase — translation MSFVLPELPYAYDALDSYFDKETMTIHHQRHHQGYVNNLNQAVADGGLEGETLEGLLRNVSKYSTAVRNNGGGHYNHSLFWSILSPSPKTAPEGKLAEEIITTFGSLDGLKAQLSQAGLKQFGSGWAWLYVKHNGKLAVSGTANQDNPLMDTNATDQGFPILGVDVWEHAYYLKYQNKRADYLEAFWSVLDWAAVEKKYEEVLTATL, via the coding sequence ATGAGTTTTGTATTGCCAGAGTTACCTTATGCTTATGATGCATTGGATAGCTATTTTGATAAAGAAACAATGACTATTCACCACCAACGTCACCACCAAGGTTATGTTAACAATCTTAATCAGGCTGTAGCCGATGGTGGTTTGGAAGGTGAAACTTTAGAGGGCCTTTTGCGTAATGTGAGCAAGTACAGTACGGCAGTTAGAAATAATGGAGGTGGGCACTATAACCACTCATTATTTTGGAGTATCCTTTCACCATCTCCAAAAACGGCGCCTGAGGGTAAATTGGCTGAAGAAATCATTACAACTTTTGGAAGTTTGGACGGATTGAAAGCACAATTAAGTCAAGCTGGATTGAAACAATTTGGTTCAGGATGGGCTTGGTTGTACGTGAAGCATAATGGTAAACTTGCTGTTTCGGGTACCGCTAATCAAGATAATCCATTAATGGATACTAATGCAACGGATCAAGGGTTTCCAATTTTGGGAGTTGATGTTTGGGAGCATGCCTACTATTTAAAATACCAAAATAAGAGAGCTGATTACTTAGAGGCATTTTGGTCTGTATTGGATTGGGCTGCTGTTGAGAAAAAATATGAAGAAGTACTTACAGCAACTTTGTAA
- a CDS encoding metalloregulator ArsR/SmtB family transcription factor, translated as MKKAADKILMILKMQGEVSLHSLASELGITKEGARLHLLKLIEKKLVITTSKKEGVGRPVTYYSLSKQSASEFPDSHAQVTVELLQSVKNLLGANALDLLINDRESKIYQIYKDALANSTTIENRLEKLSAIRSKEGYLAEWKKEGGDYFLIENHCPICAAATECQGFCRSELNNFRQILGDEFIVERMEHIVSGGQRCTYRISSKNQ; from the coding sequence ATGAAGAAAGCAGCAGACAAAATACTGATGATCCTAAAAATGCAAGGTGAAGTATCTTTACATTCCCTTGCCTCAGAATTAGGCATAACCAAGGAAGGTGCTCGTTTACATTTGTTAAAACTAATTGAAAAAAAATTGGTTATAACTACCTCTAAAAAAGAAGGGGTTGGTAGGCCTGTCACCTACTATTCATTAAGCAAACAAAGTGCTTCTGAATTTCCGGATTCCCACGCTCAGGTTACCGTAGAACTGTTACAGTCTGTAAAAAACTTACTTGGTGCTAACGCACTGGATTTACTTATCAACGATAGAGAATCCAAAATATACCAAATTTACAAGGATGCTTTGGCAAACAGCACAACCATAGAAAACCGTTTAGAGAAATTAAGTGCAATACGTTCCAAAGAAGGTTATTTAGCCGAATGGAAAAAAGAAGGCGGCGACTACTTTTTAATTGAGAACCATTGTCCTATTTGTGCCGCAGCAACCGAGTGCCAGGGGTTCTGCAGGAGTGAATTAAACAATTTTAGACAAATTTTAGGCGATGAATTTATTGTGGAACGCATGGAACATATTGTTTCCGGAGGACAACGATGCACCTACAGAATAAGCTCAAAAAATCAATAA